A stretch of Ipomoea triloba cultivar NCNSP0323 chromosome 13, ASM357664v1 DNA encodes these proteins:
- the LOC116001944 gene encoding transcription factor bHLH49-like encodes MDMSGKDDTETAKRNEDALSFHSDNMPSDWQLNGANLANVSMGVIPNSNPMTDSFWAINSVNLGFRDANVLPGVSGSNLLGSGTLGFEPARGAPDRNVGMFGTQPNAMLKGGMFLPTPSGMVPQFPGDSDFIERAARFSCFSGGNLCDPINPFNTTESMNPFAKGVMPTQKPQEVFVGNELKSAPAMQYQDYEMTNVAESSKEGSLPIDRAAEGSRPRNGTKNENTFEAKQCVEGSGNESDEPECSSPGDQDLSEGAGRESPATGLASKKRKRGGRQADLDKTKGTPPRLIEATMDQTAIQQDRDQNLISNASKQGGKNGKQGTQASDSPKEEYIHVRARRGQATNSHSLAERVRREKISQRMKLLQDLVPGCNKVTGKAVMLDEIINYVQSLQRQVEFLSMKLSTVIPRLDFNIDGLLAKDILQSQTGPSSSLAFPPDITMPFPPINPPQPSLLQAGIPGYGNPINVLQRTINSEKATVNVPSVWDNELHNVFQMGFKPNAPLNSQDHSSLPPQTNSES; translated from the exons ATGGATATGAGTGGAAAGGATGATACTGAGACAGCAAAAAGAAATGAGGATGCTCTGAGCTTTCATTCAGATAATATGCCCTCTGACTGGCAATTAAACGGTGCAAATCTTGCGAATGTGTCGATGGGAGTGATTCCAAATAGCAATCCGATGACAGATTCTTTTTGGGCTATTAATTCAGTAAATTTGGGGTTTCGGGATGCTAATGTTCTCCCTGGTGTTAGTGGTTCCAATCTTCTGGGATCTGGAACGCTCGGGTTTGAACCTGCGAGAGGTGCTCCCGATAGAAATGTTGGTATGTTTGGGACGCAGCCGAATGCAATGTTGAAAGGGGGCATGTTTTTACCGACGCCTTCTGGGATGGTTCCTCAATTTCCAGGTGATTCGGATTTTATTGAAAGAGCGGCGAGGTTTTCGTGCTTCAGTGGAGGAAACTTGTGCGATCCAATCAACCCTTTTAACACAACCGAGTCTATGAATCCTTTCGCTAAGGGTGTAATGCCAACTCAAAAGCCTCAAGAGGTTTTTGTGGGAAACGAATTAAAATCAGCACCTGCGATGCAATATCAGGATTATGAAATGACCAATGTGGCCGAAAGTTCCAAGGAGGGTTCTTTACCGATCGACAGGGCAGCTGAAGGGAGCCGACCAAGGAATGGTACGAAGAACGAGAATACTTTTGAAGCAAAACAATGTGTTGAGGGTTCCGGAAATGAGTCTGATGAACCGGAATGTAGCAGCCCGGGTGATCAAGATTTATCGGAGGGCGCAGGTCGGGAGTCTCCTGCAACGGGACTTGCCTCGAAGAAAAGGAAACGGGGTGGCCGG CAAGCTGATCTCGATAAAACTAAGGGAACTCCTCCGCGACTCATTGAAGCCACCATGGACCAAACTGCAATTCAGCAAGACCGAGATCAAAACTTGATATCAAACGCCAGCAAGCAAGGCGGAAAAAATGGTAAACAAGGGACCCAAGCTTCGGATTCTCCTAAAGAAGAATACATTCATGTTCGAGCCAGGAGAGGCCAGGCAACAAATAGCCATAGCCTTGCGGAAAGA GTAAGAAGGGAGAAAATCAGTCAAAGGATGAAACTTCTTCAGGATCTTGTACCTGGTTGCAACAAG GTTACTGGCAAAGCGGTAATGCTGGATGAAATCATTAATTATGTACAATCACTGCAACGGCAGGTTGAG TTCTTATCGATGAAGCTTTCTACAGTAATTCCTCGATTGGATTTCAACATTGACGGGCTACTTGCAAAAGAC ATCCTCCAGTCCCAAACTGGTCCTTCATCTTCGCTAGCCTTTCCGCCTGACATTACTATGCCTTTTCCCCCGATAAATCCCCCACAACCATCGTTGCTTCAAGCTGGTATTCCCGGCTATGGAAATCCCATCAACGTATTGCAGAGAACCATAAACTCCGAAAAAGCAACTGTGAAC GTACCGAGTGTATGGGACAACGAGCTTCATAACGTCTTCCAGATGGGCTTCAAACCGAATGCTCCCCTCAACAGCCAAGATCATA GTTCTCTACCGCCCCAGACAAACAGTGAATCGTGA